A window from Hemicordylus capensis ecotype Gifberg chromosome 2, rHemCap1.1.pri, whole genome shotgun sequence encodes these proteins:
- the LOC128347882 gene encoding uncharacterized protein LOC128347882 translates to MIRVRQLVYQPRTKEISMGYLVLNLRGEVIQTSLDPVCPVPPEKILESSDSSCNSDPDSNTSSSGEDTVAPRRDPQGNGVEPLSLSGKYKTFLAYVSKMAGALGIQLHEVAKPSTNPLFDVLEEGSPQVVALPMNQALLDIVQSFGGKPSSVQAVSRKVDNLYRIRTEDTMFLHKHPALNSIVVEVAQTKSKNKLLFTAVDREGLQLDAIGKRVYYTSVMQMKIANYQACMSRYNLLLWEKLTEHLGSLQETQREVILSFQKEGYKRSKQLLHTSKHTTDSAANNIRQLAQHIYGQVCHPARDVQRMLGLMASTTATLLTARLHMRLLQRWFLDAFWVSRDHNSKVLRIPAQVRSTLTWWMNIRNLEQSTPFQRTPPQVLVTTPQRMFWVRIFKIFA, encoded by the coding sequence ATGATACGAGTACGTCAGCTAGTGTACCAGCCACGTACAAAGGAGATAAGCATGGGTTATCTTGTGCTCAACCTTCGGGGGGAGGTCATCCAAACGTCTCTAGATCCGGTCTGCCCGGTCCCACCTGAAAAGATTTTGGAGTCCTCCGACTCTTCGTGCAATTCTGATCCAGATTCCAACACTTCCTCCTCTGGTGAAGATACTGTGGCTCCTAGACGTGACCCACAAGGCAATGGGGTTGAGCCGTTATCTCTGTCTGGGAAATACAAGACCTTTCTAGCTTACGTGTCGAAAATGGCTGGTGCGCTGGGGATCCAACTGCATGAGGTGGCTAAACCATCTACAAACCCCTTGTTTGATGTTCTAGAGGAGGGTTCGCCTCAGGTTGTGGCACTCCCTATGAATCAGGCCCTCTTGGACATTGTACAGAGTTTTGGGGGGAAACCATCATCTGTCCAGGCAGTTTCTAGAAAGGTGGATAATCTATACAGGATACGCACAGAGGACACGATGTTCCTGCATAAACATCCAGCGCTGAACTCTATTGTTGTAGAGGTGGCACAGACAAAATCTAAGAATAAGCTTCTGTTTACTGCAGTGGACAGAGAGGGACTCCAGTTAGATGCTATCGGAAAAAGAGTGTACTACACCTCTGTGATGCAGATGAAAATTGCAAACTATCAGGCCTGCATGTCCAGGTATAACCTTCTCCTATGGGAGAAACTAACAGAACACCTGGGATCACTCCAAGAGACACAACGAGAGGTGATCCTGTCTTTTCAAAAGGAGGGTTACAAGCGGAGCAAGCAACTCCTGCATACTTCTAAGCATACAACAGACTCCGCGGCCAACAACATTCGTCAGTTAGCTCAACACATTTATGGCCAGGTTTGTCACCCGGCAAGGGATGTCCAAAGAATGTTAGGTTTAATGGCCTCCACAACAGCCACATTACTGACGGCCAGACTCCATATGAGACTGCTGCAGCGCTGGTTCCTTGATGCCTTTTGGGTGTCGAGGGACCACAATTCCAAAGTATTGCGGATCCCAGCTCAGGTACGCAGTACTTTGACTTGGTGGATGAATATTCGGAACCTAGAGCAGTCAACTCCATTCCAAAGGACTCCTCCGCAGGTCCTAGTGACGACGCCTCAGAGGATGTTTTGGGTGCGCATCTTCAAGATCTTCGCCTGA